A portion of the Juglans microcarpa x Juglans regia isolate MS1-56 chromosome 1D, Jm3101_v1.0, whole genome shotgun sequence genome contains these proteins:
- the LOC121235829 gene encoding pentatricopeptide repeat-containing protein At3g06920, producing the protein MKTILRNLGLVYQIDLECCHICTFSKRFSSSFNGFSSELNGKAIPFMDGANRENSRIVQGVRQVVDDVCHILEGGPWGPALENALCALDEKPKPELVIGVLRRLKDINIAVNYFRWAERKTDQAHCPEAYNSLLMIMARSRKFDGLVEILEEMSIAGFGPSNNACVELVVSYIKLQKFREAFDLIQTMRKFKFRPAFSAYTNLIGALSAAHESDLMLTLFHQMQELGYEVSVHLFTTLIRVFAMQDRVDAALSLLDEMKNCSFDADVVLYNVCIDSFGKIGKVDMAWKFFHEMKARGLRPDDVTYTSMIGVLWKADRLDEAVELFEEMDSGRKVPCVYAYSTMIMGYGSAGKFDEAYSLLERQKQKGCIPSVIAYNCILTCLGKKGRVDEALRIFKEMKKDAAPNLFTYNILIDMLCKAGKLEDALGIRDSMEGAGLFPNVRTVNIMIDRLCKAQKLDEACSIFEGIDHKVCTPDGVTFGSLIDGLGKHGRVDDAYKLYEKMLDSNQFPDAFVYTSLIRNFFKCGRKEDGHKIYKEMVHRGCSPDLMLLNTYMDCVFKAGEIQKGRALFEEIKARGFIPDVRSYSILIHGLVKAGFANETYELFYTMKEQGCVLDTRAYNTVINGFCKSGKVNKAYQLLEEMTTKGHQPTVVTYGSVIDGLAKIDRLDEAYMLFEEAKFKGIELNEVIYSSLIDGFGKVGRIDEAYLIMEELMQKGLTPNVYTWNCLLDALVKAEEINEAHVCFQSMKDLKCTPNHITYSILINGLCRVRKFNKAFVFWQEMQKQGLKPNTITYTTMISGLAKAGNIEDANKLFERFKASGGIPDSACYNAMIEGLALLNRAMDSYALFEETRLKGCNIHTKTCVVLLDALHKAECLEQAAFVGAVLRETAKSQHTSKSW; encoded by the exons ATGAAGACGATCTTAAGGAACCTAG GATTAGTATATCAAATTGATTTGGAATGCTGTCACATTTGCACCTTTTCTAAGAGGTTTTCGTCCTCATTTAATGGGTTTTCTTCTGAGCTGAATGGTAAAGCCATTCCCTTTATGGATGGGGCCAATCGAGAAAATTCAAGAATAGTTCAGGGTGTGAGACAAGTAGTGGATGATGTGTGCCATATCTTGGAGGGTGGTCCATGGGGACCTGCCCTTGAGAATGCTCTGTGTGCGCTAGATGAAAAACCTAAACCAGAATTAGTAATTGGAGTCTTGAGGAGGCTGAAGGATATCAATATTGCAGTAAATTATTTTCGGTGGGCGGAGAGAAAAACTGACCAAGCACATTGTCCTGAAGCATACAATTCACTTCTAATGATTATGGCTAGGAGTAGAAAGTTTGATGGCTTGGTGGAGATTCTGGAAGAAATGAGTATTGCAGGATTTGGCCCGTCTAATAACGCATGTGTTGAGTTGGTTGTAAGCTATATCAAGTTGCAGAAGTTTAGGGAAGCTTTTGATCTAATACAAACCATGAGAAAGTTTAAGTTCCGACCTGCATTTTCGGCTTATACAAACCTTATTGGTGCTCTTTCTGCTGCTCATGAATCAGACCTCATGCTCACTCTTTTTCATCAAATGCAGGAGCTAGGTTATGAAGTGAGCGTTCATCTATTTACAACTCTTATTCGTGTATTCGCTATGCAGGACAGAGTTGATGCAGCTCTTTCCCTGTTGGATGAGATGAAGAATTGCTCTTTTGATGCTGATGTTGTTCTTTATAATGTCTGCATAGATTCTTTTGGAAAGATTGGGAAAGTTGATATGGCCTGGAAATTCTTTCACGAGATGAAAGCACGTGGCTTGAGGCCTGACGATGTGACATATACGAGTATGATAGGGGTTCTTTGGAAAGCTGATAGACTGGATGAAGCTGTGGAGCTATTCGAAGAGATGGATAGCGGCAGGAAAGTTCCTTGTGTGTATGCTTATAGCACCATGATCATGGGCTATGGTTCTGCTGGAAAGTTTGACGAAGCATATAGTTTGCTTGAGAGGCAAAAACAAAAGGGGTGCATTCCAAGTGTGATTGCATATAATTGCATTCTTACATGCCTTGGAAAGAAGGGGAGAGTGGACGAGGCATTAAGAATCTTCAAGGAGATGAAGAAAGATGCAGCGCCCAACCTTTTCACCTACAATATTCTCATAGACATGCTTTGCAAGGCAGGAAAACTTGAGGATGCTCTAGGCATTCGGGATTCCATGGAAGGAGCTGGATTGTTTCCTAATGTTAGGACTGTCAATATAATGATAGATCGACTTTGCAAAGCTCAAAAACTGGATGAAGCTTGTTCTATATTTGAAGGAATTGATCATAAAGTTTGCACCCCTGATGGAGTTACATTTGGTTCTCTTATTGATGGTCTGGGCAAACATGGCAGAGTGGATGATGCCTACAAgctatatgaaaaaatgttAGATTCTAATCAGTTTCCGGATGCTTTTGTATATACCTCCCTTATTAGGAATTTCTTCAAGTGTGGCAGGAAGGAGGATGGTCACAAGATATACAAAGAAATGGTACACAGGGGCTGTTCTCCTGACTTGATGTTGCTTAATACCTATATGGATTGTGTTTTCAAAGCTGGTGAAATTCAGAAAGGTAGGGCTTTGTTTGAGGAAATAAAGGCTCGAGGATTTATTCCGGATGTCAGGAGCTACTCAATCCTGATTCATGGCCTTGTGAAAGCAGGTTTTGCAAATGAAACTTACGAGCTGTTCTACACAATGAAGGAGCAAGGCTGTGTTCTGGACACCCGTGCTTACAATACTGTTATTAATGGCTTTTGCAAGTCTGGTAAGGTTAACAAAGCATATCAACTGTTGGAGGAAATGACAACGAAGGGCCATCAACCTACTGTTGTTACCTATGGTTCTGTCATCGATGGGCTTGCTAAGATTGACAGGCTTGATGAAGCATACATGCTCTTTGAAGAAGCAAAATTTAAAGGAATAGAGTTAAATGAGGTGATATATAGTAGTCTTATTGATGGGTTTGGTAAGGTGGGTAGAATTGATGAAGCGTACTTGATCATGGAAGAGTTAATGCAGAAAGGTTTGACCCCTAATGTGTACACATGGAATTGCTTGCTTGATGCACTAGTGAAAGCTGAGGAAATTAATGAAGCCCATGTGTGCTTTCAGTCAATGAAAGACTTGAAATGTACTCCCAACCACATAACTTACAGCATTCTCATTAATGGTCTTTGTAGGGTTAGAAAATTTAATAAGGCTTTTGTGTTCTGGCAAGAGATGCAGAAGCAAGGGTTGAAGCCCAACACAATCACCTATACCACCATGATCTCAGGACTTGCAAAGGCTGGAAACATAGAAGACGCAAATAAGCTTTTTGAGAGGTTTAAGGCGAGTGGGGGTATACCAGATTCTGCTTGTTATAATGCTATGATAGAAGGGTTAGCATTGCTTAATAGAGCAATGGATTCATATGCACTTTTTGAGGAAACTAGGTTGAAAGGTTGTAATATTCATACCAAAACGTGTGTTGTTCTCTTAGATGCACTGCATAAAGCTGAATGCCTTGAGCAGGCAGCATTTGTGGGTGCAGTGTTGAGAGAAACAGCAAAGTCTCAACATACTTCAAAATCCTGGTAA